DNA from Synechococcus sp. CBW1108:
ACAGGGCCAGGGCCGCCGTCAACTCCATGCGGTTGTTGGTGGTGGCCCGCTCGGCACCACCCATTTCATGCACCGAGCCATCCTCGAAACGCAGCAGGGCACCCCAGCCCCCTGGGCCGGGATTGCCACTGCAGGCTCCGTCACAGGCAGCTGCCACCACGCGCACCGGCTCAGCAGCCACTGGACAACCTCCAAAAATTCGCTAGAGAGCACTTCTGTTTGCGTTCACGCCCTGCCATGGTCTGCCCCACCCCAGGCCCAACCAGGCGCCGACTACAACGAACCTACCTGCCCCTGGCCGCCCTGGGCCTGGCCGCGATCAGCCCCTGGGCCCAGGCTGCCAACATGTTCACCAGCCAGCCGCTGGATGGCAGCCGTTTCGCCGTGCTGGCCCGCCCAGTGGGCACCAGCAGCTGGAGCCTGGTGGTGCTGGAACAGATCAGGCCCCAGCCCCTCTGCTGGGAGCAGCGTCCTGACGGGCTCACCGAGCCGGCCCTGAACCGCTTCAACTTCACCGGTATCTGCAACCGCTACCTCGACAGCAACGGCTACTCCCTGCGCATCGGCGATCAGGATCTGGCCAGCCGCTACCGGCTGCAGCTGCGCCAGAGCGGAGCGGAACTGCGGCTGGAGGCCAGCACCCCCAGCGACGCAACCGTGCTGGTGGTGGGCAGAGCCCAGGTGCCCCTGCGTGACAAGAATGGCTTTGTGGCGCTGACACTCGAACCTGGCTGGGACCTGCAGCGACGCAGCTTCAACGCCCAGACCCTCAACCACGTCTACTTCGCCAACCCCATCCCCCTGCCCCTGCTGCTGGCCAGTGCCAATGGCTCCCTGGCGACGAGAGCCCAGCCACCGATGGCGCCCCCGCCGCTGCCGCCTGAACCCACCAGGGCTGAGCGCAGCAAGCTGCTCGCCCAGGGGCCGATCCGCCTGCCGGTGATCCCCTTCAGCGAGTGACAGTTGGCAGAGAGGCCTCCCTGAGCTGGCCCCACCCCCATCCCACCGTTAAATTTCTGGGGTGTGAGGAGTGGGAACGCTCTTCCGGGGTCGAAACGAGGCAAGACTCCCAGAATCGTTCCAGCTCAAAGCCCTGCCTTCGGCGGGGCTTTTTTTTGCCTGGTCTCAGAACGGAGTCCATAAAAAACCGGCCCCGCGATGGGGCCGGCCGAGGGCGTCGAGGCTGGCAGGGCCGCAAGCGGCCTGGGAGTCATTTGATGGTGACCTTGCCGCCAACTTCTTCAACAGCCTTTTTGATCGCTTCGGCGTCGCCTTTGGCGATGCCTTCCTTGATGGCGCATGGAGCGCTTTCAACTAGGGCCTTAGCTTCGCCCAAGCCGAGGCCAGTGACCTCGCGGACGGCCTTGAGCACCTTGATCTTGGCGGCGGCGTCAAAGCTGTCGAGCATGACGTCGAATTCGGTCTGCTCTTCAACGGCTTCAGCAGCAGCTGCGGGAGCTGCGGCCATCACCACGCCAGCGGATGCGGCGGCAGACACGCCAAAGGCCTCTTCGATCTGCTTGACGAGCTCGGAAGCCTCAAGCAGCGAGAGGGTTTTGAGTGATTCGAGAATTTGGTCGGTTGTAGCAGACATGGTTGGGAATCAGCAACAGAAAGGGGAAGTCGCTTGAGCTCAGCTGCCGCCTTCGGCGTGCTGGTTGAGCGCCCGGGCAAGACCGGACGGAACCTCGTTGATACCCACGGCCAGCTTGGTGGCCACGGCGTTGATCGCACCGGCGATCTGGGCCATGAGCACCTCCTTGGAGGGCAGATCCCCGATGGCCTTGATGTCGTTCTGGGAAAGGAGCTGACCTTCGAAAAGGCCGCCCTTCACATCCGACTTCTTCGTGTCCTTTTGGAAGGACTGCACGGCCTTCACCGCACCACCCACGTCGCCCTTGACGAGCACGAAGGCATTGGTGCCGGTGAGCAGGGAATCGAGATTCGACCAGGCGCTATCGCCATCAATGGCCCGGCGCATCAAGGTGTTTTTGGTCACCTTGCACACGCCGTTACTGGCCTGCAGACGGGTCCGCAGATCAGACATCTCCTTGATGGTCAGGCCCTTGAAATCAAGAACCAGCGCCATTTCGGCCTCGCCGAGGAGCCCCTTGAGCTCTTCGACGATCTGTTGCTTGTTCTCCAGAGTGCGGCCCATAGGGAAGGAACGGATCGGGGGAACAAGCGGGGAACGCAGCCCGGGACGCTGAAGCCCTCCTTGGGGGGATCAACTCGAGGCCGCTGCCTGTTCTGCCACCCGGTCGGACGAATCCTGCCTGGAGCCAAACCTGTCGCGATCACCTCGGCAGGACTTACGGGCGTGAACCCACCTGCTGTCAGGGGTAGGGCGCGTGCCCTTCTGGCCTAAGCCAGCGATCCACACTACACAGCGACCATTCCCTGACCGTTCCCCAACCAATCCCCGACCCATGCTCCCTCCTGCTCGCCGGATGGCGGTGCTGCTGCCCAGCCTGCTGCTGGCCCTGCTGCTGGCCCTGCTGCTGGCCCTGCTGCTGGCCCTGGGCCTCGCTCTGGCTGCGCCGGGGCGGGCCAAGCCGCTCTGGAACGTGGGCACCGATCCGAGCTACGCCCCCTTCGGCTTCACGGATGGCGACAGCGGCAAACTGCGCGGCTTCGACATCGAGCTGATCGAAGCCATCGCCAAACGCAGTGGGCACCGCCTCCAACTCACCCCCCTGCCCTTCGATGGCCTGATCCCCGCCCTCCAGGTGCGCAACCTCGACCTGGCGATCAGCGCCATGACGATCACCGCGGAGCGGGCCGAGACGGTCGACTTCTCGCGGCCCTATTTCGCCGCCGGCCTGGGCATCGTGGTGCGGGAAGGCACCCAGGGCATCAGCACCATCAAGGATCTCGAAGGTCGCACGATCGCCGTGCAGATCGGCTCCACCGGAGCCAAGGCCATGGCTGCCGTACCCGGCGCCAGGCTCAGCACCTTTGATTCAGGCCCCCTGGCCCTGCAGGAACTGCTGAACGGGAATGTGGAGGCCTACGTCAATGACCTGCCCGCCACCCTCTACGCGATTGAAACCGCTGAGCTCAAGGGGATTGAGATCGCCGGCAAGCCCCTCACCTCCGACTTCTACGGCATCGCCTTCCCCAAGGGCTCTCCGCTGAGTTCCCCGGTGAACCGGGCCCTGGGCCAGCTCCTGGCCGATGGGAGCTACGCCCGCATCTACCAGCGCTGGTTTGGCCAGGCTCCCCCTTCACTGCCGCCACGCGCCCCGGCCCTCGACAGCCGCAGCGGCAGTGCGAGGCTCGACTTGATGCAGTTGCTGCGCAATCTGCTCCGCGGCGCCGGGGTGACGCTGGCCCTCACCCTCTGCTCCTTCGGCGTGAGCCTGATCGGTGCGGCCCTGGTGGCGACCGGGCTGCTGAGAACAAATCCGCTGGTTCAGCGCTGCAGCCGGGTCTACGTCGACTTCTTTCGCGGCACACCGATCCTGGTGCAGCTGTTCGTGATCTATTTCGGCGTGCCGGCACTGGCCCAGCAATTGGGGCTCACCCTCCAGATGGACCGCTTCGCCGCCGCCGTACTGGCCCTGGGGCTAAACGGGGCGGCCTACCTGGCCGAGACCCTGCGGGCAGGGATCAGCTCGATTGAGCGCGGCCAATGGGAAGCGGCCAAAGCCCTCGGACTACGGCCCATCCCCAGCTTGCAGATGGTGATTCTGCCCCAGGCCCTGCAGCGGGTGCTGCCCTCCCTGGCCAATGAGTTCATCACCCTGATCAAGGACACCAGCCTGGCGGCGGTGATCGGCTTCAATGAACTGTTCCGCCAGGGGCAGCTGGTGGTGGCCACCAGCTACCGGGCCTTTGAGGTGTATCTGGCGGTAGCCCTGGTGTACCTGGTGATGACCACCGCCGCATCGCTGCTGTTCAAGCAGCTGGAACGGAGACTCAGGCGTCCTGCTTGATGTCCTGCAGGGCCGAGAAGTCGACTTCCACCGAAGGGCCCATGGTGGAGGTCACATACAGGCTCCTCCAGTAGCGGCCTTTGGCGCCGCTGGGCTTGTTGCGGTCGATGGTCTCCTGCAGGGCCTTGAGGTTGTCGAGCAGCTTGGCCGAATCGAAGCTGGCCTTGCCGAAGCGCACGTGCACGATGCCGGCCCGGTCGGCCCGAAACTCCAGCTTGCCAGCCTTGAACTCGTTGATGGCGCCGGCCAGGTCGGTGGTGACGGTGCCGGCCTTGGGGTTTGGCATCAGGCCGCGGGGGCCGAGCACCCGGCCCAGCTTGGCCACCTTCGGCATCATGTCCGGGGTGGCAATCAGCAGGTCGAAGTCCATTGCGCCCTTGGCGATCTGGTCGACCAGATCGTCGTCGCCGGCCAGGTCGGCGCCGGCGGCCTTGGCGGCAGCCACTGCCTCACCGCGGGCGATCACGGCGATGCGGATGGTCTGGCCGGTGCCGTGGGGCAGGGCGACGGTGGTTCGCAGCTGCTGGTCTGTGTACTTGGGATCGATGCCGAGGCGCACATGGGCCTCGACGGTTTCATCAAACTTGGCGGTGGCGTTGGTCTTGACCAGCTCAATCGCCTCGAGGGGGGTGTAGCTGCGGTCTTCGACCGTGGCTCTGAGGGCAGCGAAGCGCTTAGAAATTTTCGTCATGGTGAGGATGGGGTGCGGGCGATTCAGGGCTTGGCCGTTGAACAGATGGACTGGTCAGGGTTGCCTGGATCTCCCCCGGATAGGTGGGGATTAGTCGGGATTAGTCGTTGACGGCGACGCCCATGTTGCGGGCGGTGCCTTCGATAATGCGCATGGCCGACTCCACGGTTGTGCAGTTGAGGTCGGGCAGCTTGGTCTTGGCGATCTCCTCGAGCTGGGCACGGGAAATGGCACCCACGGCCCCCTTGGCGGAGGTGGCGGCACCCTTCTCAATGCCGGCAGCCTTGGTGATCAGCACGGAAGCTGGCGGGGTCTTGGTGATGAAGGTGAAGCTGCGGTCTTCAAAGACCGAAATCTCCACCGGAATCACATAGCCGGCCTTCTCCTGGGTGCGGGCGTTGTACTCCTTGCAGAACGCCATGATGTTGACGCCGTGCTGGCCGAGGGCAGGGCCCACCGGCGGCGCGGGGTTGGCTTTGCCGGCCTGGAGGGCCAGCTTGATCACGGCTACGACTTTCTTGGCCATCGTCTGAGGCTACGGGGCGGATCTGCGGATGACCCCCAGGTAGTGGAGGTGTGGGGTGAGGGCCGTCCTCCGCAGGGAGACGGCCGCTGGGCAGGGCCAGGGCCTAGCTCTGTTTGCTGATCTGGGAAAACTCCAGTTCCACCGGGGTCTCCCGGCCGAAAATCGAGAGCAGGGCCTTGAGCTTGTTGCGCTCACCCGACACCTCGATCACCTCGCCCTGGAAGTCTTTGAACGGACCTGCCGTGACCAGAATCTGGTCGCCCTCGGTGAGATCCACCTTGACGACGGCCTTCTTCTCGGCCGCCCGCTTGAAGATCCGGTCGACCTCGTTGCGGCTCAGGGGCCGGGGCTTGATGTGGCCGCGGGCCTTGGAGGTAGCACGGCGCTCTTCGGCCCCCACGAAATTGATCACATTGGGGGTGCTGCGCACCGCCATCATCGTGTCCTCATCGAGCACCATCCGCACCAGCACATAGCCCGGGAATACCTTCTCCTCGG
Protein-coding regions in this window:
- a CDS encoding DUF3747 domain-containing protein — encoded protein: MRSRPAMVCPTPGPTRRRLQRTYLPLAALGLAAISPWAQAANMFTSQPLDGSRFAVLARPVGTSSWSLVVLEQIRPQPLCWEQRPDGLTEPALNRFNFTGICNRYLDSNGYSLRIGDQDLASRYRLQLRQSGAELRLEASTPSDATVLVVGRAQVPLRDKNGFVALTLEPGWDLQRRSFNAQTLNHVYFANPIPLPLLLASANGSLATRAQPPMAPPPLPPEPTRAERSKLLAQGPIRLPVIPFSE
- the rplL gene encoding 50S ribosomal protein L7/L12, whose product is MSATTDQILESLKTLSLLEASELVKQIEEAFGVSAAASAGVVMAAAPAAAAEAVEEQTEFDVMLDSFDAAAKIKVLKAVREVTGLGLGEAKALVESAPCAIKEGIAKGDAEAIKKAVEEVGGKVTIK
- the rplJ gene encoding 50S ribosomal protein L10, which gives rise to MGRTLENKQQIVEELKGLLGEAEMALVLDFKGLTIKEMSDLRTRLQASNGVCKVTKNTLMRRAIDGDSAWSNLDSLLTGTNAFVLVKGDVGGAVKAVQSFQKDTKKSDVKGGLFEGQLLSQNDIKAIGDLPSKEVLMAQIAGAINAVATKLAVGINEVPSGLARALNQHAEGGS
- a CDS encoding ABC transporter permease subunit (The N-terminal region of this protein, as described by TIGR01726, is a three transmembrane segment that identifies a subfamily of ABC transporter permease subunits, which specificities that include histidine, arginine, glutamine, glutamate, L-cystine (sic), the opines (in Agrobacterium) octopine and nopaline, etc.) — translated: MLPPARRMAVLLPSLLLALLLALLLALLLALGLALAAPGRAKPLWNVGTDPSYAPFGFTDGDSGKLRGFDIELIEAIAKRSGHRLQLTPLPFDGLIPALQVRNLDLAISAMTITAERAETVDFSRPYFAAGLGIVVREGTQGISTIKDLEGRTIAVQIGSTGAKAMAAVPGARLSTFDSGPLALQELLNGNVEAYVNDLPATLYAIETAELKGIEIAGKPLTSDFYGIAFPKGSPLSSPVNRALGQLLADGSYARIYQRWFGQAPPSLPPRAPALDSRSGSARLDLMQLLRNLLRGAGVTLALTLCSFGVSLIGAALVATGLLRTNPLVQRCSRVYVDFFRGTPILVQLFVIYFGVPALAQQLGLTLQMDRFAAAVLALGLNGAAYLAETLRAGISSIERGQWEAAKALGLRPIPSLQMVILPQALQRVLPSLANEFITLIKDTSLAAVIGFNELFRQGQLVVATSYRAFEVYLAVALVYLVMTTAASLLFKQLERRLRRPA
- the rplA gene encoding 50S ribosomal protein L1, with the translated sequence MTKISKRFAALRATVEDRSYTPLEAIELVKTNATAKFDETVEAHVRLGIDPKYTDQQLRTTVALPHGTGQTIRIAVIARGEAVAAAKAAGADLAGDDDLVDQIAKGAMDFDLLIATPDMMPKVAKLGRVLGPRGLMPNPKAGTVTTDLAGAINEFKAGKLEFRADRAGIVHVRFGKASFDSAKLLDNLKALQETIDRNKPSGAKGRYWRSLYVTSTMGPSVEVDFSALQDIKQDA
- the rplK gene encoding 50S ribosomal protein L11 translates to MAKKVVAVIKLALQAGKANPAPPVGPALGQHGVNIMAFCKEYNARTQEKAGYVIPVEISVFEDRSFTFITKTPPASVLITKAAGIEKGAATSAKGAVGAISRAQLEEIAKTKLPDLNCTTVESAMRIIEGTARNMGVAVND
- the nusG gene encoding transcription termination/antitermination protein NusG — its product is MVSPLDLQEAPAAGGEKLQVARWYAVQVASSCEKKVKATLEQRAVTLGVDNRILEIEIPQTPGVKLKKDGTRQSTEEKVFPGYVLVRMVLDEDTMMAVRSTPNVINFVGAEERRATSKARGHIKPRPLSRNEVDRIFKRAAEKKAVVKVDLTEGDQILVTAGPFKDFQGEVIEVSGERNKLKALLSIFGRETPVELEFSQISKQS